From the genome of Candidatus Aenigmatarchaeota archaeon, one region includes:
- a CDS encoding NUDIX domain-containing protein: MKTTYSAGGIVVGPGEKILVVNQNGNSWSLPKGHIDPGEDALTAARREIYEESGVSELGLVSDLGSYSRFKIGKGGQGDDEHETKNIHMFQFRTSQETLKPIDPLNPEAKWVEKGKVASLLTHPKDKHFFEGWLKCNTEK; the protein is encoded by the coding sequence ATGAAAACAACCTACAGCGCGGGCGGAATAGTAGTGGGGCCCGGCGAAAAAATACTTGTGGTAAACCAAAACGGAAATTCCTGGTCGCTTCCCAAAGGCCACATCGACCCCGGAGAAGATGCGCTCACTGCAGCAAGGCGCGAGATTTACGAGGAGTCTGGAGTGAGCGAACTTGGGCTTGTAAGTGACCTTGGCTCTTACTCTAGGTTCAAGATTGGAAAAGGCGGCCAGGGTGATGACGAACATGAAACAAAAAACATCCACATGTTTCAGTTCAGGACAAGCCAGGAAACGCTCAAGCCTATTGACCCACTTAATCCTGAGGCAAAGTGGGTTGAAAAGGGAAAGGTTGCGTCCCTTCTGACCCACCCAAAAGACAAGCATTTTTTTGAGGGTTGGCTTAAATGCAACACTGAGAAGTGA
- the eno gene encoding phosphopyruvate hydratase (catalyzes the formation of phosphoenolpyruvate from 2-phospho-D-glycerate in glycolysis) translates to MQIKSIKADWIADSELNKTVGVWIETDDGTFFGSAPQGTSDGDYEAVAAPVDEAVKNIREIVPKLMLFDPSDLKTLDEYLVQLGGHQMQSFGGNASVALSSAWAKMAAHSKGVSVPEYLAEELGTRMRMPVPCFNIINGGLHGALDPSGKPYNPIQELMLVPASAESFEEGYCMVMQVFKNLRNATGEALVGKEGGFSPAQHLDWSIGKVKEAIEMSGYETKDFRLALDCAASEFFKDGLYTPVAGDKQRNVEEMVEFYKGLISNSPIKVMSIEDPLDQNDFRGFAEVTKALDGMMIVGDDLYVTQLERVKKGVEQKSTNAVLVKINQNGTVTGTLDTIRFGLENRLLHMISHRSKRAPGDFIDAYLSVAVGQFIKHGSSRGERVEIYNELLRIEREAKEMNRPLPYAGRSLVK, encoded by the coding sequence ATGCAGATAAAATCAATTAAGGCAGATTGGATAGCGGATTCTGAACTGAATAAAACTGTGGGCGTATGGATTGAGACGGATGATGGAACATTTTTTGGTTCGGCGCCTCAGGGAACTTCAGACGGAGACTACGAAGCGGTTGCAGCCCCGGTTGACGAAGCGGTCAAAAACATACGGGAGATTGTGCCAAAGCTGATGCTCTTCGACCCTTCAGACCTGAAAACGCTTGACGAGTACCTTGTGCAGCTTGGAGGCCACCAGATGCAAAGTTTTGGCGGAAACGCATCGGTCGCGCTGAGCTCTGCCTGGGCAAAAATGGCGGCGCACTCGAAAGGAGTTAGCGTCCCGGAGTACCTTGCAGAGGAGCTTGGAACAAGAATGAGAATGCCTGTGCCCTGCTTCAACATAATAAACGGCGGGCTTCACGGCGCTCTCGACCCATCGGGAAAGCCATACAACCCCATACAGGAGTTGATGCTCGTTCCCGCCTCTGCAGAAAGCTTCGAGGAGGGCTACTGCATGGTAATGCAGGTCTTCAAGAACCTGAGAAATGCCACGGGAGAAGCACTGGTCGGAAAAGAAGGTGGGTTCTCCCCGGCACAGCACCTGGACTGGTCTATTGGCAAGGTAAAAGAAGCAATAGAAATGTCGGGCTATGAGACCAAAGATTTCCGGCTGGCTCTTGACTGCGCGGCAAGCGAGTTCTTCAAGGACGGGCTGTACACACCGGTTGCTGGCGACAAGCAAAGAAACGTTGAGGAAATGGTAGAGTTCTACAAAGGCCTGATTTCAAATTCCCCAATAAAGGTAATGTCCATAGAAGACCCTCTTGACCAGAATGATTTCAGGGGATTTGCAGAAGTTACAAAGGCCCTTGATGGAATGATGATTGTCGGCGACGACCTGTATGTCACACAGCTTGAGAGAGTAAAAAAAGGAGTCGAGCAGAAATCCACCAATGCGGTTCTCGTCAAGATAAACCAGAACGGAACCGTAACTGGAACACTGGACACCATCAGGTTCGGTCTTGAAAACCGGCTCCTCCACATGATTTCCCACAGGAGCAAAAGGGCGCCGGGAGATTTCATAGACGCATACCTCTCGGTTGCCGTCGGGCAGTTCATAAAGCACGGCTCAAGCAGGGGCGAAAGGGTGGAAATCTACAACGAGCTGCTCAGGATAGAAAGAGAGGCAAAAGAGATGAACCGCCCACTTCCTTATGCTGGAAGAAGCCTCGTCAAGTAA
- a CDS encoding DUF362 domain-containing protein, which produces MARVYFRPVDSYEKTCEVSKAARGLLERVISEEKIPLEKSIPVKVHFGEKGNVTFIEPKNFKGLLDFLKEKKIDSCFIETNALYVGSRNTKEKHVQTALEHGFTALPIVIADGENGEEVSEVEINKRRFKKCKIGKAIAESRQLIVLSHFKGHSFSGFGGAIKQLGMGCSARSGKLDQHANSHPTLNPLKCKKCGLCVKNCPGDAIELGLVPRVNTKKCLGCARCISVCPNGAMDINWLSTMPKTFHEKLAEYAYAAHQGKKNIYISFLLRIAKDCDCWGCKQDIVAKDIGVFASTDPVAIDKACWDLLNKMEGRKVFGGEDIFEYAENIGLGTSQYELIEI; this is translated from the coding sequence ATGGCAAGAGTGTATTTCAGACCGGTCGATTCCTATGAAAAGACCTGTGAGGTTAGCAAAGCTGCCAGGGGGCTGCTAGAGAGGGTTATTTCAGAAGAAAAAATCCCTCTTGAAAAGAGCATTCCTGTGAAAGTCCACTTTGGCGAAAAAGGAAATGTCACCTTCATCGAGCCAAAAAACTTCAAAGGGCTTTTAGATTTCCTGAAGGAAAAGAAAATAGACTCCTGCTTTATCGAGACAAATGCCTTGTATGTCGGCTCAAGAAACACCAAAGAGAAGCATGTGCAAACCGCTCTGGAACACGGCTTTACTGCCCTTCCAATTGTTATTGCTGATGGAGAGAATGGCGAGGAAGTTTCTGAAGTAGAGATAAATAAGCGCCGCTTCAAAAAGTGCAAAATCGGAAAAGCTATTGCTGAAAGCAGGCAGTTAATAGTCCTGTCCCACTTCAAGGGCCATTCCTTTTCAGGTTTTGGCGGAGCCATAAAGCAGCTCGGCATGGGTTGCAGCGCAAGAAGCGGAAAGCTTGACCAACACGCCAATTCACACCCAACGCTAAATCCCCTCAAATGCAAAAAGTGCGGCCTTTGTGTAAAGAACTGCCCTGGAGACGCTATTGAGCTGGGGCTTGTTCCCAGGGTAAACACAAAGAAATGCCTTGGATGCGCCCGGTGCATTAGCGTCTGCCCAAATGGCGCAATGGATATAAACTGGCTTTCAACCATGCCAAAAACCTTTCATGAAAAGTTGGCGGAGTACGCCTATGCCGCCCATCAGGGAAAGAAAAATATCTATATAAGCTTCCTCCTGAGAATCGCAAAGGACTGCGACTGCTGGGGGTGCAAGCAGGACATCGTCGCCAAAGATATTGGAGTTTTCGCTTCCACTGACCCGGTTGCCATTGACAAGGCGTGCTGGGACCTGCTAAACAAAATGGAAGGCAGAAAGGTCTTTGGCGGGGAGGACATCTTTGAATATGCTGAAAATATTGGCCTAGGTACTTCCCAGTATGAGTTGATTGAAATATAG
- a CDS encoding preprotein translocase subunit Sec61beta yields the protein MAQEKKRMPQTMAGLINYSDEVEEGINLKPEVVLALGFGICLILVLSRIIF from the coding sequence ATGGCGCAGGAAAAAAAGAGGATGCCTCAGACAATGGCAGGGCTTATAAACTACAGCGATGAGGTTGAAGAAGGGATTAACCTGAAGCCGGAAGTCGTTCTGGCTCTTGGTTTTGGAATCTGCCTTATTTTGGTTCTTTCGAGGATAATCTTCTAG
- a CDS encoding HAD family hydrolase encodes MIKAVLFDFDLTLVDSEQALECALLEFEKAHGLSGKKLTTDEKWGNTLKGFLTRLAELNGNPIRIEELEKKWEACITKTYKECEIREREYLKRLSERGILLGIISGCGAKRIRKVLGTEKNKGLTFEIVFGGEKGIKKPELIREALTKLEVKPEEAIYVGDHPKDIVASKEAGVIPVSITTGFYSKSQLEEYKPAQIIDMLEELEPMLK; translated from the coding sequence ATGATAAAGGCGGTGCTTTTCGACTTTGACCTGACACTTGTCGATTCAGAGCAGGCACTTGAATGTGCGCTTCTCGAATTCGAAAAAGCTCACGGACTTTCAGGAAAAAAACTGACAACTGATGAAAAGTGGGGAAATACCCTGAAGGGTTTCCTGACAAGATTGGCAGAACTAAATGGAAATCCCATTAGGATTGAAGAACTTGAGAAAAAATGGGAAGCTTGCATAACAAAAACCTACAAGGAATGCGAGATAAGGGAAAGGGAATATCTAAAGCGCCTTTCAGAAAGAGGGATACTCTTGGGCATAATCTCAGGGTGTGGGGCTAAGCGGATACGCAAAGTTCTGGGCACAGAGAAAAACAAAGGGCTGACGTTTGAAATCGTTTTCGGTGGAGAAAAAGGGATAAAAAAGCCGGAACTAATCAGGGAAGCTCTTACGAAACTTGAAGTAAAGCCGGAAGAAGCAATATATGTTGGAGACCACCCAAAGGACATAGTCGCATCAAAGGAAGCGGGAGTAATTCCTGTTTCGATAACAACGGGCTTTTACAGCAAAAGCCAGCTTGAAGAATATAAGCCCGCACAAATAATAGATATGCTGGAAGAGCTTGAGCCAATGCTAAAATAA